In Paenibacillus sp. FSL M7-0420, a single genomic region encodes these proteins:
- a CDS encoding WecB/TagA/CpsF family glycosyltransferase has product MNQVNMFDVNFDNYDFMDLLDYIDRTIQERNQSYILTCNVDHVIKLRKDKEFREVYSEAGAVVADGMPIIWASKMLGKPLKQKVSGADLFSRLGNAFEQRQYRLFFLGAAEGVAEQATKNLKAAFPGINVVGCYSPSYGFEHNEEENRHIIRLLTESQPDIVFVGVGAPKQEKWIYRHYTSYQAPVSIGVGATFDFLSGSVKRAPDFMQRTGMEWLWRLSQEPGRLWKRYLVDDAQFLVLLLKELRKRGKVKNSSTD; this is encoded by the coding sequence ATGAACCAAGTGAACATGTTCGATGTCAATTTCGATAACTATGATTTCATGGACCTGCTGGATTATATCGACAGAACCATTCAGGAGAGGAACCAATCCTACATCCTGACCTGTAACGTCGACCATGTGATCAAGCTGCGCAAGGATAAAGAGTTCCGGGAAGTGTATTCCGAAGCAGGTGCCGTAGTCGCGGACGGGATGCCGATTATCTGGGCGTCCAAAATGCTCGGCAAGCCGCTGAAGCAAAAGGTGTCCGGCGCAGACCTGTTCAGCCGCCTGGGCAATGCGTTCGAGCAAAGGCAATACCGGTTGTTCTTCCTCGGTGCCGCCGAGGGTGTGGCGGAGCAGGCTACCAAAAATCTGAAGGCCGCCTTCCCGGGCATTAACGTAGTGGGCTGTTACTCTCCTTCCTACGGCTTCGAGCACAACGAAGAAGAGAACCGGCATATTATCCGGCTGCTGACCGAGAGCCAGCCCGATATCGTATTCGTAGGAGTAGGTGCACCGAAGCAGGAGAAGTGGATCTACCGTCACTATACCTCCTACCAGGCGCCGGTCTCTATCGGCGTAGGTGCAACCTTCGACTTCCTGTCCGGCTCGGTGAAGCGGGCACCGGATTTCATGCAGAGAACCGGCATGGAGTGGCTATGGAGACTTAGCCAGGAGCCGGGCCGGTTATGGAAAAGATACCTTGTCGACGATGCCCAGTTCCTGGTGCTGCTGCTCAAGGAGCTGCGCAAACGGGGCAAGGTGAAGAACAGCAGTACGGATTGA
- a CDS encoding sensor histidine kinase, with amino-acid sequence MLMVSMETALIAVLMLFTGGYDSPFKLYVLNPVLFAAGALSLYCVWSLILGYIAMVAVSGYMEAGSPGLTIAEIMLANGNLFLALALAVIVMQMVKGIKRQREEANARTNDTMEHIKSLYHIVETSSQHDFMNIGQVITDYVVKLTKLEKALFWFAKKSGEPAPQSRQTGWQHEEERFLFMELEKHEHEWRLQREPVFKSMPGIGDFLLMPVRMSTRFVGMIGVKLEASEGLEGRRWYIQQLMFLSELSAIILERHELGVIENRLIITNEQNRIADEMHDSVSQSLFGIVYATHSLKQTWRKMSERELEEQIELIHDSATKVAKELRITIYSLSSKKSGGPSWLGMVRSHLKSLSRLNDVEIELKITGDDFSLPYPYHKALFRIISEATGNAIRHGAASRVDVELSLKPKWIRLSIVDDGIGFDADLIWAESEDHSGGLGMKNMQYLAQSLGGDFQLTSSENAGTRILISIPVGVAELKNA; translated from the coding sequence ATGCTGATGGTCAGTATGGAGACGGCACTCATTGCGGTGTTGATGTTATTTACTGGAGGATACGATAGTCCTTTTAAGCTATATGTACTTAATCCGGTGTTGTTTGCGGCGGGTGCGCTCTCTTTGTATTGTGTCTGGAGTCTGATCCTGGGGTATATTGCCATGGTGGCGGTATCGGGCTACATGGAAGCCGGTTCTCCGGGTCTTACGATAGCTGAAATTATGCTTGCCAATGGTAACCTGTTTCTAGCCCTGGCTCTCGCGGTTATAGTTATGCAGATGGTTAAGGGGATAAAGCGGCAGCGGGAGGAAGCGAACGCGCGGACCAACGATACCATGGAGCATATCAAATCGCTTTATCACATCGTGGAAACATCAAGCCAGCATGACTTCATGAATATTGGCCAAGTCATTACCGACTATGTGGTCAAGCTTACCAAGCTGGAGAAGGCCCTGTTCTGGTTCGCCAAAAAAAGCGGTGAGCCTGCTCCGCAGAGCCGCCAGACGGGATGGCAGCATGAGGAGGAGCGCTTTCTGTTCATGGAGCTGGAGAAGCATGAGCATGAATGGAGGCTGCAGCGTGAACCGGTATTCAAGAGTATGCCGGGGATCGGCGACTTCCTGCTGATGCCGGTAAGAATGAGCACCCGGTTCGTCGGTATGATTGGCGTGAAGCTGGAAGCCTCGGAAGGGCTGGAGGGCCGCCGGTGGTATATCCAGCAACTGATGTTCCTGTCGGAGCTGAGTGCGATTATTCTTGAGCGCCACGAGCTGGGCGTGATCGAGAACCGGCTGATCATCACGAACGAGCAGAACCGGATCGCCGATGAGATGCACGACAGTGTCTCCCAGAGTCTTTTCGGCATCGTCTATGCGACCCATTCCCTGAAGCAGACGTGGCGCAAAATGTCTGAGCGGGAGCTGGAGGAGCAGATTGAGCTTATCCATGATTCAGCCACCAAGGTAGCCAAGGAGCTGCGGATTACCATCTACAGCCTCAGCTCGAAGAAGAGCGGCGGCCCGAGCTGGCTCGGGATGGTGCGCTCGCATCTGAAGAGCCTCTCCCGGCTTAATGATGTTGAGATTGAACTGAAAATAACGGGGGATGATTTCAGTCTCCCTTATCCTTACCACAAGGCACTCTTCCGGATTATCTCCGAAGCGACCGGCAACGCCATAAGACACGGTGCTGCCAGCCGGGTGGATGTAGAACTGTCGCTTAAGCCGAAATGGATTAGACTATCGATTGTCGACGATGGCATCGGTTTCGATGCAGATCTGATCTGGGCTGAATCCGAGGATCACTCAGGCGGACTGGGAATGAAGAATATGCAATATCTGGCACAGTCCCTTGGAGGCGATTTCCAGTTAACCAGCAGCGAGAACGCTGGAACCAGAATTTTAATCTCTATACCTGTCGGTGTGGCTGAACTGAAAAATGCATAA
- a CDS encoding glycosyltransferase, whose translation MFVHGDGPEISIIICTYNRSALLVKTLHSLLPLENLHQAEIIVVDNQSTDDTAAAIKGFIETYGADMDIRYLLEPVQGLSAARNTGILASKSQLIAFLDDDAIPCRTWITTIVNTFADKPEVMAMGGRIAPIFESKRPDWLIKPFELPYTIVDLGSRIKEYPKRLHPCGANMAMRKPVFDISLFPLELGRKGDSLLSGEETWLFSQLQQEGHSILYHPEMAVDHFVPANRLTEDWIMKRYYSQGISNAMKSEGMKGHLLLLGKTGAKVIYILADSVLSRSKGRRLLNKCRLESIRGTLHMILNRKRESAAG comes from the coding sequence ATGTTCGTACACGGAGATGGACCTGAGATTTCCATTATCATATGCACCTATAACCGGTCGGCGCTGCTGGTGAAGACTCTTCATTCGCTGCTGCCGCTGGAGAATTTGCACCAGGCCGAGATCATCGTCGTGGATAACCAGTCCACGGATGATACGGCGGCCGCCATTAAGGGGTTCATCGAAACCTATGGTGCGGATATGGATATCCGTTATCTGCTGGAGCCGGTTCAAGGGCTGTCAGCAGCCCGGAACACGGGGATTCTGGCTTCCAAATCGCAGCTCATCGCCTTCCTGGATGATGATGCGATCCCTTGCCGGACCTGGATTACAACCATTGTGAACACCTTTGCGGATAAGCCCGAGGTGATGGCTATGGGCGGCAGGATTGCTCCGATCTTCGAGAGCAAGCGCCCGGATTGGCTGATCAAGCCGTTCGAGCTTCCTTATACGATTGTCGATCTGGGGAGCCGGATCAAAGAGTATCCGAAGCGCCTTCACCCTTGCGGGGCCAACATGGCGATGCGCAAGCCGGTATTCGATATCAGCCTGTTCCCGCTGGAGCTGGGCCGCAAGGGCGATTCGCTGCTCTCGGGTGAAGAGACCTGGCTGTTCAGCCAGCTGCAGCAGGAAGGGCATTCGATTCTCTATCATCCCGAAATGGCCGTGGATCATTTCGTTCCGGCTAACCGGCTGACGGAGGACTGGATCATGAAGCGGTACTACAGCCAAGGCATATCAAACGCTATGAAGAGTGAAGGAATGAAAGGGCATCTGCTGCTCCTGGGCAAGACAGGTGCCAAAGTCATCTACATCCTGGCAGATTCTGTTCTCTCCCGCAGTAAGGGGAGAAGGCTGCTGAATAAATGCCGGCTGGAGAGTATTCGCGGAACTCTTCATATGATTCTTAACCGGAAGAGGGAATCCGCAGCGGGGTGA
- a CDS encoding sugar transferase, whose product MSMQKLPEDYEAVLPKLYMLHSGEESKGMESYLVMKRIIDILFSALGLLFLLPLFAVVAVLIKLEDPKGKVFFRQMRVGKDEKLFPMYKFRSMVSNAEELKESLMAYNEVSGAMFKIKNDPRITRIGRFMRKTSIDELPQLWNVLMGHMSLVGPRPPLVEEVEQYTEYDKQRLMVTPGCTGYWQVNARNSVGFDEMVQLDLTYIHMRSTMLDLKIIVKTGLMLLGSKNAY is encoded by the coding sequence ATGAGCATGCAAAAACTGCCGGAAGACTATGAGGCCGTCCTGCCGAAACTTTACATGCTGCATTCGGGTGAAGAAAGCAAGGGAATGGAATCCTATCTGGTCATGAAGCGGATCATCGACATCTTGTTCTCTGCCCTGGGGCTGCTGTTCCTGCTCCCGCTCTTCGCAGTGGTGGCTGTTCTGATTAAGCTGGAAGATCCGAAGGGCAAGGTGTTCTTCCGCCAAATGCGGGTCGGCAAGGACGAGAAGCTGTTCCCCATGTACAAGTTCAGATCCATGGTCTCTAATGCCGAGGAGCTGAAGGAGAGTCTCATGGCCTATAACGAAGTAAGCGGCGCGATGTTCAAGATCAAGAATGATCCCCGCATTACGCGGATTGGAAGATTCATGCGCAAGACCAGTATTGATGAACTGCCGCAGCTCTGGAACGTGCTGATGGGGCATATGAGTCTGGTGGGTCCCCGTCCTCCGCTCGTTGAAGAGGTGGAGCAGTACACGGAATACGACAAGCAGCGGCTGATGGTAACCCCCGGCTGCACCGGCTACTGGCAGGTAAATGCCAGAAACAGCGTCGGCTTTGACGAGATGGTTCAGCTGGATCTCACGTATATCCACATGCGCAGCACGATGCTGGATCTGAAGATTATTGTCAAGACTGGCCTGATGCTCCTGGGTTCCAAAAATGCTTATTAA
- a CDS encoding YveK family protein, with amino-acid sequence MEKTILDYINLIKKKLWLIMVFVLISCATTFYVSKNFVAPVYSASGQLLVNNVVNVPESNNLNALNFSLNLIESYKEIMKSPTIMKSVIAEHPEFGLTAGQLAAKLQIKSSEKSQVINLTVEDKDYGTAATIVNAVSQTFIRSLPALMNLDNVTFLTPADPAAQPLPVNGGVTMNILISFVVSLMAAVGIILLMETLNGTLRNEKEAEFELGLPVIASIPAIRKRDFGSADNDKARVGEGKYVTAE; translated from the coding sequence GTGGAAAAGACGATTCTGGATTACATTAACCTGATAAAGAAAAAATTATGGTTAATCATGGTATTTGTACTGATCTCCTGCGCCACCACCTTCTACGTCAGTAAAAACTTCGTTGCACCCGTCTACTCCGCCTCTGGACAGCTACTGGTCAACAACGTTGTGAATGTCCCCGAGAGCAATAATCTCAACGCACTGAACTTCAGTCTTAACCTCATCGAGAGCTATAAGGAAATCATGAAGTCGCCAACCATTATGAAGAGTGTAATCGCGGAGCATCCCGAGTTCGGTCTGACGGCGGGCCAACTGGCTGCCAAGCTGCAGATTAAATCCTCGGAGAAAAGCCAGGTGATTAATCTGACCGTGGAGGATAAGGATTACGGCACCGCAGCTACGATTGTAAACGCGGTTTCGCAGACCTTTATCCGCAGCCTGCCGGCACTGATGAATCTGGATAATGTAACATTCCTGACTCCGGCTGATCCTGCAGCCCAGCCTCTGCCGGTCAACGGCGGGGTGACCATGAATATTCTGATCAGCTTCGTGGTGTCACTGATGGCAGCGGTCGGGATTATCCTGCTGATGGAGACGCTGAACGGTACGCTGAGAAACGAGAAGGAAGCGGAATTTGAGCTTGGCCTTCCGGTCATTGCCAGTATTCCGGCGATCCGCAAACGCGATTTCGGCAGTGCGGATAATGACAAGGCAAGAGTAGGGGAGGGCAAATATGTTACGGCTGAATAG
- a CDS encoding O-antigen ligase family protein: protein MMTLICASALALPLAIGFASANLSASNSLQGIILAGILFPALLLALLNTRMLIPYTLLIWAVAPELRRIADWYEGVYHSVSLLSLAPLLTGATLAIPVLREIHRIRKSSTRIILLFSIALAYGALIGLAKNGIGSVYDLANYIVPLLLIPFFAVTPFKPKDIDRLLYAFANIAVLVAVYGIVQYLTVPPWDAFWMRNADMISIGTPYPLEIRVFSTLNSPGPAATFLVFALVPMILEKRWQGTLRWLGVLLVVVCLLTTLVRSAWLVLLVMLLVYIASSPSKGKWKTLLQLAFVAAALFWIVPKLPGAEGLVARMETLTSVQEDHSYNERLSLWTNMLPMVAGNPVGQGIGSVGQGTKLGNGGELGEYGNMDNGFIALLLTFGVLGALFFFGALGAVIKEIGARVTRRNELQPYARLALAAWMGAVASLISDNGFPGLKGYLIWMLIGLGLSAKELTQSRKKGLPHAAVKRQITTR, encoded by the coding sequence ATGATGACCTTGATCTGCGCTTCGGCGCTGGCCCTGCCGCTTGCGATCGGCTTCGCCAGTGCGAACCTGAGCGCATCGAACAGCCTGCAGGGCATCATTCTGGCAGGCATCCTCTTTCCGGCCTTGCTGCTGGCCTTGCTGAATACACGGATGCTCATCCCGTACACGCTGCTGATCTGGGCGGTTGCCCCGGAGCTGCGGCGGATTGCAGACTGGTACGAAGGCGTGTATCATTCCGTATCTCTGCTCAGTCTGGCCCCGCTGCTGACCGGAGCGACCTTAGCCATTCCGGTGCTGCGGGAAATTCACCGGATCCGCAAGTCCTCCACCCGGATTATTCTGCTGTTCTCCATCGCTCTGGCCTACGGCGCATTGATTGGTCTGGCGAAGAACGGCATCGGCTCGGTATACGATCTGGCGAATTACATCGTACCGCTGCTGCTGATTCCTTTCTTCGCGGTGACGCCGTTTAAGCCGAAGGATATCGACCGGCTGCTGTACGCTTTTGCCAACATAGCCGTACTGGTTGCGGTCTACGGGATTGTGCAGTATCTGACCGTTCCCCCCTGGGACGCCTTCTGGATGCGGAATGCCGATATGATCTCAATCGGGACCCCCTATCCGCTGGAGATCCGGGTCTTCTCGACCCTGAACTCTCCGGGTCCGGCTGCAACCTTCCTGGTCTTCGCCCTGGTGCCGATGATTCTGGAGAAAAGATGGCAGGGTACTCTGCGCTGGCTCGGTGTTCTGCTCGTAGTAGTCTGCCTGCTGACTACGCTCGTCCGTTCCGCATGGCTGGTCCTGCTGGTGATGCTGCTGGTCTACATCGCTTCCTCTCCCTCCAAGGGCAAATGGAAGACGCTGCTGCAGCTCGCATTCGTGGCAGCCGCGCTGTTCTGGATCGTGCCTAAGCTTCCTGGAGCAGAGGGGCTGGTGGCCCGGATGGAGACGCTGACCTCCGTGCAGGAGGATCATTCCTACAATGAACGCCTCAGCCTCTGGACCAACATGCTGCCGATGGTGGCAGGCAATCCGGTAGGGCAGGGGATCGGCAGTGTAGGCCAGGGCACCAAGCTTGGAAACGGCGGAGAGCTGGGGGAATACGGCAATATGGATAACGGCTTCATCGCGCTGCTGCTGACCTTCGGTGTACTCGGCGCATTGTTCTTCTTCGGAGCGCTCGGTGCGGTCATCAAGGAGATCGGCGCCAGAGTCACCCGCAGGAATGAACTTCAGCCTTACGCCAGACTGGCGCTGGCGGCGTGGATGGGTGCTGTAGCCAGCCTGATATCGGATAACGGCTTTCCCGGTCTTAAGGGGTATCTGATCTGGATGCTGATCGGACTTGGCCTCAGTGCCAAGGAGCTCACTCAAAGCAGAAAGAAGGGACTACCGCATGCAGCAGTCAAGCGCCAAATCACTACCCGCTAA
- a CDS encoding CpsD/CapB family tyrosine-protein kinase: MLRLNRSLITDMNPSSHVSESFRSLRTYIRQLGLLKGPGGQVLLFTSAESGEGKTTILSNLAVSFVQDGKKVAVVDCNLRKPGLHSVFDVEGSQGLAAYLSGYEEAKDVLVYGSLANLAVIPAGVSTVSPPDLLGSERMAGLLTELKASFDLILLDSPQGVDYSDARILAPLSDGVVIVARHGRTKREALRKLKGLMEQTGVRILGIAMNQTK, translated from the coding sequence ATGTTACGGCTGAATAGAAGTCTTATTACAGATATGAACCCGTCCTCGCATGTCTCCGAATCCTTCCGCTCGCTGCGCACGTATATCCGCCAGCTCGGCTTGCTGAAGGGGCCCGGCGGACAGGTGCTGCTCTTCACCTCAGCGGAGAGCGGCGAAGGCAAGACCACGATTCTCTCCAATCTGGCCGTATCCTTCGTACAGGACGGCAAGAAGGTGGCGGTGGTGGATTGTAACCTGCGGAAGCCTGGCCTGCACAGCGTCTTCGATGTGGAAGGCAGCCAGGGGCTGGCAGCTTACTTGAGCGGCTACGAGGAAGCGAAGGACGTTCTGGTATACGGCAGCCTGGCGAATCTGGCGGTAATCCCTGCCGGAGTAAGTACGGTCAGCCCGCCTGACCTGCTCGGCAGCGAAAGAATGGCCGGACTGCTTACGGAGCTGAAGGCAAGCTTCGATCTGATTCTGCTGGATTCGCCGCAGGGGGTCGATTACAGCGATGCACGGATTCTGGCCCCGCTCTCGGACGGGGTGGTCATTGTCGCCAGACACGGCCGGACGAAGCGCGAAGCGCTCCGCAAGCTGAAAGGTCTCATGGAACAGACAGGTGTAAGGATTCTCGGAATAGCAATGAACCAGACCAAGTAG
- a CDS encoding response regulator: MKIVIVDDHPLVRRGLASVISMQSNLQFAGEATNGQEALLVIEEIQPDLVLIDLKLADESGLDIIKEARVRGFSCKFILLTSSASREDFLKAEEVLVDGYVLKEALPEELLFAIQLVHKGRKYYDPGLMEDKMRMSGSSPTDELTPKEKEVLIELGQGACNREIASRLFISEFTVKKHVSQILAKLQVADRTQAALYANAVGLTKYEMSYD; the protein is encoded by the coding sequence GTGAAAATCGTCATTGTTGATGATCACCCTTTGGTGAGAAGAGGATTGGCATCTGTGATATCGATGCAGTCCAATCTGCAGTTTGCCGGCGAAGCAACGAATGGCCAAGAAGCTCTTCTCGTGATTGAGGAGATACAGCCTGATCTTGTGCTGATTGATCTGAAGCTTGCCGATGAATCGGGCCTGGATATTATCAAGGAAGCCCGCGTGCGCGGATTCTCATGCAAGTTCATCCTGCTGACATCCTCAGCCAGCCGGGAAGATTTCCTGAAGGCGGAGGAAGTGCTGGTAGACGGTTATGTACTGAAGGAAGCTCTGCCTGAGGAATTGCTGTTTGCAATTCAACTGGTCCACAAGGGCAGGAAGTATTACGATCCCGGGCTGATGGAAGATAAGATGCGCATGAGCGGCAGCAGTCCGACGGATGAGCTTACACCCAAAGAGAAGGAAGTTCTGATCGAGCTGGGACAGGGGGCCTGCAACCGCGAGATTGCTTCACGCCTGTTCATCAGCGAATTCACCGTCAAGAAGCATGTCAGCCAGATTCTGGCGAAGCTGCAGGTGGCGGACCGGACGCAGGCGGCCTTATACGCCAATGCTGTCGGGCTTACCAAATATGAGATGTCATACGATTAA
- a CDS encoding AraC family transcriptional regulator, translating into MPKLMDYMISPYPVRIIDPKVEAARLRLKSIRVGQAGHLPGRTLFRSGVTFEHWALVYIVAGGGTYTENGGPEQQVHEGSLFFFRPGYSYSFGPPPGGYWDEYYINFSGSRVTEWLEAGMIAGGEVTRGDKAEGLKASFEKVLDYMAGDVSGNADRAALLLEEMLLECSLQLQGSRRPWRQEAMPLIREALNACIYEQPDLPGMAERLHLSMSTLRRTVRRSSGYPLHEYIHRLKMAEAKHLLLNTSLQVQEIAGMLHYRDSFYFSRLFKKYMGLSPQTCRNHL; encoded by the coding sequence ATGCCCAAGCTCATGGATTATATGATCAGCCCGTATCCAGTAAGAATTATTGATCCGAAGGTGGAGGCCGCCAGGCTGCGCCTGAAGTCGATTCGTGTCGGGCAAGCCGGCCATCTGCCGGGAAGAACGCTGTTTCGTTCGGGTGTCACCTTTGAACACTGGGCACTTGTATATATAGTCGCAGGAGGCGGAACTTATACGGAGAACGGAGGACCGGAGCAGCAGGTCCATGAGGGAAGCCTGTTTTTTTTCAGACCCGGTTATAGCTACAGCTTCGGACCGCCCCCAGGCGGGTATTGGGATGAATACTATATTAATTTCAGCGGAAGCCGTGTCACAGAATGGCTGGAAGCGGGAATGATTGCGGGTGGAGAGGTGACCCGGGGGGATAAGGCGGAAGGGCTGAAAGCGTCCTTTGAAAAGGTTCTGGATTACATGGCCGGAGATGTTTCCGGTAACGCGGACCGGGCTGCGCTGCTGCTGGAGGAGATGCTGCTGGAATGCTCGCTGCAGCTCCAGGGCAGCCGCCGCCCGTGGCGGCAGGAAGCCATGCCGCTGATCCGGGAGGCGCTGAATGCCTGCATCTATGAGCAGCCGGATCTGCCGGGGATGGCCGAGCGCCTGCACCTGTCCATGTCTACACTCCGCCGCACAGTGCGGCGGAGCAGCGGGTACCCGCTGCATGAATATATCCACCGGCTGAAGATGGCCGAGGCCAAGCATTTGCTGCTGAATACCTCCCTGCAGGTGCAGGAGATAGCGGGAATGCTTCATTATAGGGATAGTTTTTATTTTTCAAGGCTATTCAAGAAATATATGGGCCTCTCCCCGCAGACCTGCCGGAATCATCTCTGA
- the galU gene encoding UTP--glucose-1-phosphate uridylyltransferase GalU gives MKKVKKVIIPAAGLGTRFLPATKAMPKEMLPIINKPTIQYIVEEAIASGIEDIIIVTGKGKRAIEDHFDNAFELESRLLEDGKLELLKEVQRSSKVEIHYIRQKEPKGLGHAVWCARRFIGDEPFGVMLGDDIVTGQVPCLKQLIDQYEETQNSVIGVQVIPDEFTNRYGIIEPDMQDGKLYRVNNFVEKPPLGTAPSNLAIMGRYVFTPKIFKYLDLQEKGAGGEIQLTDAIQKLNQSERVYAYNFDGTRYDVGERLGYILTTLEFALESEDLRYQVMDAMAEWLNKAGQTTLSS, from the coding sequence ATGAAAAAGGTAAAAAAGGTAATTATCCCGGCGGCCGGGTTAGGCACACGTTTCCTTCCGGCGACCAAGGCAATGCCCAAGGAAATGCTGCCTATTATCAACAAACCGACGATCCAGTATATCGTGGAGGAGGCCATTGCCTCCGGGATTGAAGACATCATCATTGTAACCGGTAAAGGCAAACGGGCGATTGAGGATCATTTCGACAATGCCTTCGAGCTTGAGTCCAGACTGCTGGAAGACGGTAAGCTGGAGCTGCTCAAAGAGGTGCAGCGGTCCTCCAAGGTGGAAATTCACTACATCCGGCAAAAGGAACCCAAGGGTCTAGGCCACGCCGTATGGTGTGCCAGACGGTTCATCGGCGATGAGCCGTTCGGCGTTATGCTCGGCGATGATATTGTAACCGGACAGGTCCCTTGCCTGAAGCAGCTGATCGACCAGTATGAAGAGACCCAGAATTCGGTGATCGGGGTACAGGTTATCCCGGATGAATTTACGAACCGCTACGGGATTATCGAGCCGGATATGCAGGACGGGAAGCTCTACCGGGTGAACAATTTCGTAGAGAAGCCTCCGCTTGGAACAGCGCCTTCCAATCTGGCAATCATGGGCCGCTATGTCTTTACCCCTAAGATCTTCAAGTATCTCGATCTTCAGGAGAAGGGCGCAGGCGGTGAGATTCAGCTGACGGATGCCATTCAGAAGCTGAACCAGAGCGAACGTGTCTACGCTTATAACTTCGACGGTACAAGATATGATGTTGGCGAACGGCTCGGCTATATTTTGACCACACTGGAATTTGCCTTAGAGAGCGAAGATCTGCGTTATCAGGTCATGGATGCTATGGCGGAATGGCTGAACAAAGCGGGACAGACCACGCTCAGCAGCTGA
- a CDS encoding O-antigen ligase family protein, which produces MTHFEWGSKINSLPYGMLYLVTALFLGTAVIFQPVIAVAAVFFILLLVASLSRPELISYFVLLTTAVSINFLYSGSMFGIEILSLYKLVILMLLVPCILVNGLRFKLSPPLWAMLALILLTFSFSIWLPEMSTSIAVKAFIGLSLPFVLLLINWKKEVAEKQIRIITLLPLVSMLLGVVLQAANIHSLVAVEFTGAVRVQGANIPPHLAMLAFMGVAIAFIEIKRSPQYTRFNYIMLGLNFFILVITGTRGPILALVLMVLYYFYDISRAFLKGKKKYLLPLLGSLLIITSAVYLQLDNLKKRSFERTTETGIDLSGRAEAWEYFLNKAADSPVAGRGLGAVTVANDGTLYGGFVVPHNEYIRFYYDGGYVGAILLLLSLLAVFLMVYRVLLPAVKPYFLLFIAAFLIYSFTDNTLSTVQFIIPFCWYLNCLYRSSQLADSPQKEVIR; this is translated from the coding sequence ATGACCCATTTTGAGTGGGGCTCCAAAATCAATAGTCTGCCATATGGAATGCTCTATCTCGTAACCGCACTGTTCCTGGGAACAGCCGTCATCTTCCAGCCGGTCATCGCAGTAGCGGCCGTATTCTTCATTCTGCTGCTGGTTGCCTCCCTGTCACGCCCTGAACTGATCAGCTATTTCGTCCTGCTGACCACAGCGGTCTCGATTAACTTCCTGTACAGCGGGAGTATGTTCGGTATTGAGATCCTGTCGCTCTACAAGCTGGTTATTCTGATGCTGCTGGTGCCGTGTATCCTGGTCAATGGCCTGAGGTTCAAGCTCAGCCCACCCTTATGGGCGATGCTGGCCCTGATTCTGCTCACCTTCAGCTTCTCCATCTGGCTGCCGGAGATGAGCACATCGATTGCGGTCAAAGCCTTCATCGGACTGTCTCTGCCCTTCGTGCTTCTGCTGATCAACTGGAAGAAGGAGGTCGCCGAGAAGCAGATTCGGATCATTACCCTGCTGCCGCTGGTTAGCATGCTGCTGGGCGTGGTGCTCCAGGCTGCGAATATACATTCACTGGTAGCCGTTGAGTTCACAGGCGCGGTACGGGTGCAGGGGGCGAACATACCACCTCACCTGGCGATGCTGGCCTTCATGGGGGTAGCGATCGCGTTCATCGAGATCAAGCGCAGTCCGCAGTATACCCGGTTCAATTACATCATGCTGGGGCTGAATTTCTTCATTCTGGTGATTACAGGCACGCGCGGGCCGATTCTCGCCCTGGTCCTGATGGTGCTCTATTACTTCTATGATATCTCCCGCGCTTTTCTGAAGGGCAAGAAGAAGTACCTGCTCCCGCTGCTGGGCTCGCTGCTGATCATTACCTCGGCGGTGTACCTGCAGCTCGACAACCTCAAGAAGCGCTCCTTCGAACGGACGACCGAGACGGGAATTGACCTGTCCGGGCGGGCGGAGGCCTGGGAGTACTTCCTGAACAAGGCGGCGGATTCGCCGGTGGCAGGGCGGGGGCTTGGAGCCGTAACGGTGGCGAATGACGGAACGCTCTACGGAGGGTTCGTGGTTCCGCATAACGAATATATCCGCTTTTATTACGATGGGGGATACGTCGGGGCCATCCTGCTGCTGCTGTCCTTGCTCGCTGTGTTTCTTATGGTATACAGAGTTCTTTTGCCGGCGGTCAAACCTTATTTCCTGCTCTTTATTGCAGCATTTCTGATCTATTCTTTCACGGATAACACGCTGTCGACGGTCCAATTCATCATTCCGTTCTGTTGGTACCTGAACTGCCTGTATCGATCTTCACAGCTGGCCGATTCCCCACAAAAAGAAGTGATACGATGA